The following proteins are co-located in the Flavobacteriales bacterium genome:
- a CDS encoding PKD domain-containing protein gives MKKLVLSFALALGLMKAADAQIVVSGNITTNTTWTNDNIYILSGFVYVKANATLTIEPGTIIKGDFATKGALIVERDAKIYAAGTPEQPIVFTSQKAPGQRSYGDWGGLILCGKASVNQPANPGGSPATLQGEAVVEGGVGTVYGGGTTPDDNDSSGVLRYVRLEFGGIPFQPNSEINGLTLCGVGRRTQVEYIQISYAGDDAVECFGGTVQLKHIIAYRNWDDDLDTDFGYKGLIQHVLVIRDPAIADQSGSNGWESDNDASGTTNTPITQPIYSNVTLVGPYAFNTTINSNYKRALHLRRNTRTNVFNSVIMGYPTGLLIESSSTQANATNGDLQFQNNVLCQMNDTLATTTAANPNNVNGAFNINTWFNTAGFNNQIINSISSLGYTNIDMNNPDMRLTAGSSLNSGASFSNAALNDPFFDQVNYLGAFGSEDWTKCWAEWDPQNEPYNATIDNSVAATITPSGSTTFCQGGSVDLSGTAITNASYDWSNGDVTSTITVTTSGTYDVTITNEKGCSATSSPVTVTVNANPTVSISANGNTSFCTGGSVDLTANQTPVLWSTGATTQTITVNASGTYSATYTNGNGCSATSNDITVNVSATPIPTISTSGSTTICSGDVVTLSASASDSYQWNFNGSPISGATSQTYDANASGTYTVTVTNANACDGVGTSNATAVFVNPTPTADAAYAAFGFVVNFTNNSLGATSYSWDFGDGTSSTQVNPSHTYATAGNYTVTLTATAGNCTDTYTFVVGSVSVEEINKNTFGNVVLFPNPANQMATIEVEMNIDADLILEVIDLTGKVVFAESRNNIYSGKQIININTAEMSNGIYLVSLRSGETRQMVKMIINH, from the coding sequence ATGAAAAAATTAGTACTCAGTTTTGCGCTTGCACTCGGCTTAATGAAAGCGGCCGATGCGCAAATCGTAGTATCAGGTAACATTACAACGAATACCACCTGGACTAACGACAACATCTACATCCTTTCGGGGTTTGTATATGTAAAGGCCAATGCCACTTTAACCATTGAGCCGGGAACCATTATTAAAGGTGACTTTGCAACGAAAGGCGCTTTAATTGTTGAACGCGATGCAAAAATTTATGCAGCCGGAACACCGGAGCAACCAATCGTGTTTACTTCACAAAAAGCACCAGGACAACGTTCGTATGGTGACTGGGGTGGATTAATTCTTTGCGGAAAAGCAAGCGTTAACCAACCTGCAAATCCAGGCGGATCTCCTGCTACATTACAAGGTGAAGCAGTTGTTGAAGGTGGAGTTGGAACCGTATATGGCGGTGGAACTACACCAGACGACAACGACAGTTCCGGAGTATTGCGTTATGTACGTTTAGAATTTGGAGGAATTCCTTTCCAACCAAACAGCGAGATCAACGGTCTTACACTTTGTGGTGTAGGAAGAAGAACGCAGGTTGAATACATTCAAATTTCCTACGCTGGTGATGATGCTGTTGAGTGTTTCGGTGGAACCGTTCAATTAAAACACATCATTGCATACAGAAACTGGGACGATGATTTGGATACCGACTTTGGTTACAAAGGATTGATTCAACACGTTCTTGTAATCAGAGACCCTGCTATTGCTGACCAATCCGGATCTAACGGATGGGAGTCGGATAATGATGCTTCTGGTACAACAAACACACCGATTACACAACCTATCTATTCTAACGTAACATTGGTTGGTCCTTATGCCTTTAACACTACCATTAACTCTAACTACAAAAGAGCACTTCACTTAAGAAGAAATACGCGTACCAATGTTTTCAATTCAGTAATTATGGGTTACCCAACAGGATTATTGATTGAAAGTTCTTCTACTCAAGCTAACGCCACCAATGGTGATCTTCAGTTTCAAAACAATGTATTGTGTCAGATGAACGATACATTAGCTACTACAACAGCAGCGAATCCAAACAATGTTAATGGTGCATTCAATATCAATACATGGTTTAACACTGCAGGATTTAATAACCAAATAATCAATTCGATCAGCTCGTTGGGATATACCAATATTGATATGAACAATCCTGATATGCGTCTTACCGCAGGTTCTTCATTAAATTCTGGTGCAAGCTTTTCAAACGCCGCATTAAATGATCCTTTCTTCGACCAGGTAAACTATCTTGGGGCATTTGGTTCTGAAGACTGGACAAAATGTTGGGCTGAATGGGATCCGCAAAATGAACCTTACAATGCAACCATCGATAATTCAGTAGCTGCAACCATTACTCCAAGCGGAAGCACAACCTTCTGTCAAGGTGGATCAGTTGATCTTTCTGGTACAGCTATTACCAATGCAAGCTACGATTGGTCGAACGGAGATGTAACTTCAACCATCACTGTTACTACCAGCGGAACGTATGATGTAACCATTACCAATGAAAAAGGATGTTCTGCTACATCATCACCGGTTACTGTAACAGTAAATGCAAATCCAACTGTATCTATTTCTGCAAATGGAAACACTTCTTTCTGTACTGGTGGTTCAGTTGATTTAACTGCTAACCAAACTCCGGTTCTTTGGAGCACAGGTGCAACAACACAAACTATTACTGTAAATGCCAGCGGAACATACTCTGCTACTTATACTAATGGTAATGGTTGTTCTGCAACTTCAAACGATATTACTGTAAACGTATCTGCAACTCCAATCCCAACTATTTCTACCAGCGGTTCTACAACCATCTGTTCAGGTGATGTAGTTACATTGAGCGCTTCTGCTTCAGATAGCTACCAATGGAATTTCAATGGTTCACCGATCTCTGGTGCTACTTCGCAAACTTATGATGCAAATGCTTCAGGTACATATACCGTAACTGTTACCAATGCAAACGCTTGCGATGGTGTTGGTACATCTAATGCAACTGCAGTATTCGTTAATCCTACTCCAACAGCAGATGCAGCTTATGCGGCATTCGGATTTGTTGTCAACTTCACCAACAACTCACTTGGAGCAACATCTTACTCATGGGATTTCGGTGACGGTACTTCTTCTACACAAGTGAATCCTTCTCACACATATGCAACAGCAGGTAACTACACTGTAACACTTACAGCAACTGCAGGAAACTGTACAGATACTTATACCTTTGTTGTAGGAAGTGTTTCTGTAGAGGAAATCAACAAAAATACATTTGGAAACGTCGTTCTCTTCCCGAATCCTGCCAATCAAATGGCAACCATCGAAGTTGAAATGAATATCGATGCTGACCTGATTCTTGAAGTGATTGATTTAACCGGAAAAGTTGTTTTTGCTGAATCCCGCAATAACATCTACAGCGGAAAGCAAATCATCAACATCAACACAGCAGAAATGTCAAACGGAATTTACCTGGTAAGCCTTCGCTCAGGTGAAACCCGCCAAATGGTGAAAATGATTATCAACCACTAA
- a CDS encoding response regulator transcription factor, which translates to MNSSILIIDHNYGFASDIKEFLEKNDFSVHLALSSQKGAELALKHLPALILCEVDLPDKDGIELCREFRNIGLLKPSYIIMLSERNENFLQITAYNSGADDFLAKPLSERLLLSKIQSIFRRLGSGNMKAFQSQSENGLHIDFERYIAIRGENEIELPKKEFQILTLLYKHPRKVFSRDEIKSEIWGDDDEVKSRTIDVHVKKLREKIGGDLIKTIKGVGYKFDQ; encoded by the coding sequence GTGAATAGTAGCATATTAATCATAGATCACAACTACGGATTTGCCTCTGATATCAAGGAGTTTTTGGAAAAAAACGATTTCAGTGTGCACCTGGCTTTATCGTCGCAAAAAGGCGCTGAACTGGCATTGAAACATTTGCCTGCGTTAATTTTATGTGAAGTGGATTTGCCGGATAAAGATGGAATTGAATTGTGCAGGGAATTTAGAAACATTGGTTTACTGAAACCAAGTTATATCATCATGCTTAGTGAACGAAATGAAAATTTTCTTCAAATCACAGCCTACAATTCCGGCGCCGATGACTTTTTAGCAAAACCATTAAGCGAACGCTTGTTGTTAAGTAAAATTCAATCCATTTTCCGTCGCTTAGGTTCCGGAAATATGAAAGCGTTTCAATCTCAGTCTGAAAACGGATTGCATATTGACTTCGAGCGATACATTGCTATTCGCGGAGAGAATGAAATAGAACTTCCCAAAAAAGAATTTCAAATCCTAACCCTGTTATATAAGCACCCACGTAAAGTGTTTTCTCGCGATGAGATTAAATCGGAAATATGGGGTGATGATGATGAAGTGAAAAGCAGAACCATTGATGTCCACGTTAAAAAACTGAGAGAAAAAATCGGAGGCGATTTAATTAAAACCATTAAGGGCGTAGGATATAAATTTGATCAATAA
- a CDS encoding inorganic phosphate transporter, with the protein MEISTSILVLLIVCILFACVFEFINGFHDTANAVATVIYTNTMKPVYAVMWSGAFNFFGVFMGGIAVAMGIVDLLPVEMLIEQSVSSSIAMVLSLILGAIIWNFGTWYFGIPASSSHTMIGSILGVGLAFSLTPGQEFGSGVNWSKATDIGSSLLASPLFGFGVALMLMYILSRTIQNKVIFHAPKANEKPPMWVRFILMTTCTLVSFFHGSNDGQKGVGLVMLILIGILPAYYAIDDTVDPSSFVKHTTGIREIMITVNPDDLAADDRKTYGKIMENLDKVESQIKDASTVKSITPDTRFHLRSELLYVTRKIEKMVKNGKLPLDEKVAKELKGHAKDLRNMTDYAPTWVLVIIAFSLGIGTMVGWKRIVVTIGEKIGKTHMSYAQGASAEIVAASTIGLSTYMGLPVSTTHVLSSGVAGSMVAQNGIKNLQPKTIRTILMAWILTLPVTMLLSGGLFLLFRQLI; encoded by the coding sequence ATGGAAATTAGTACATCAATTTTAGTCCTGTTGATCGTATGCATTTTGTTTGCATGTGTGTTTGAATTTATCAATGGATTTCATGATACGGCCAATGCGGTTGCAACGGTAATTTATACCAATACCATGAAACCGGTCTATGCGGTGATGTGGTCGGGTGCATTTAACTTTTTCGGCGTATTTATGGGTGGTATTGCCGTGGCGATGGGGATTGTGGATTTACTTCCTGTGGAAATGTTAATTGAACAGAGTGTTTCCAGTAGTATTGCCATGGTGCTAAGTTTAATTCTTGGTGCTATTATCTGGAATTTTGGAACCTGGTATTTTGGTATTCCTGCTTCTTCTTCTCACACGATGATCGGTTCCATTCTAGGAGTTGGGTTAGCGTTTTCACTTACTCCCGGTCAAGAATTTGGTTCAGGGGTTAACTGGAGTAAAGCAACCGATATTGGTTCTTCACTTTTAGCCTCTCCTTTATTTGGATTTGGTGTTGCATTGATGTTGATGTACATCCTTTCCAGAACCATTCAGAATAAAGTTATTTTTCATGCACCTAAAGCGAATGAGAAACCGCCAATGTGGGTTCGTTTTATTTTAATGACCACTTGTACGCTGGTTAGTTTCTTCCACGGATCGAATGATGGTCAAAAAGGTGTTGGATTAGTGATGTTGATTTTAATTGGTATTCTGCCTGCGTATTATGCGATTGATGACACGGTAGATCCTTCTTCATTTGTAAAACACACTACAGGTATTCGCGAAATTATGATTACGGTTAATCCGGATGATCTCGCAGCGGATGATCGTAAAACCTATGGTAAGATCATGGAGAATCTGGATAAGGTGGAATCGCAAATTAAGGACGCCTCTACAGTAAAAAGTATTACACCCGATACCCGTTTCCATTTGAGAAGTGAGTTGCTTTATGTAACCCGTAAAATTGAGAAAATGGTGAAGAACGGTAAACTGCCCTTAGATGAAAAGGTGGCTAAAGAATTAAAGGGCCACGCGAAGGATTTGAGAAATATGACGGACTACGCTCCAACCTGGGTATTGGTAATTATTGCATTTTCATTAGGTATTGGTACAATGGTAGGATGGAAACGTATTGTGGTTACCATCGGTGAAAAAATCGGTAAAACGCATATGAGTTATGCACAAGGAGCTTCTGCAGAAATTGTAGCAGCCTCTACTATCGGATTGAGTACTTATATGGGATTACCGGTTTCTACTACACACGTTTTATCTTCGGGTGTTGCAGGATCTATGGTGGCACAAAATGGTATTAAGAATCTTCAGCCGAAAACCATCAGAACAATTTTAATGGCGTGGATTCTTACATTGCCGGTGACCATGTTATTGTCCGGTGGATTATTTTTGTTGTTCCGTCAATTGATTTAA
- a CDS encoding DUF2490 domain-containing protein, whose protein sequence is MFIRPTIYLLLINMCCISTISAQVTSNPPNKEFAYNTNVWMMYNGTHKLSAKWKWYTEVQWRKNEWFKNPLQLQLRTTFDYKAGEKITTSLGYVWTETDPYGNQPSSNYDFGEHRPFEQIVIDNKLGRFNISHRYRFEQRFSETKIYSASDSAYFHDSWSYKNRFRYRFQANIPLNKKEIENKTLFLTVYDELFISFGKNVKKNMFDQNRIFVGFGYKVNPALGFQVGYVLQSILKSDGFKFEQNHTAVIGITYNIDFTKLGKKD, encoded by the coding sequence ATGTTCATTCGTCCGACAATTTATTTACTTCTAATTAACATGTGCTGCATTTCAACTATATCAGCCCAGGTTACTTCCAATCCGCCAAATAAGGAGTTTGCATATAACACCAACGTGTGGATGATGTATAATGGAACACACAAGCTATCTGCTAAATGGAAATGGTATACTGAAGTACAATGGAGGAAAAATGAGTGGTTTAAGAACCCTTTACAATTACAATTAAGAACCACGTTCGACTATAAAGCGGGTGAAAAAATAACTACCTCACTGGGTTATGTTTGGACTGAAACTGACCCTTATGGAAACCAACCTTCCTCAAACTACGATTTTGGTGAACATCGACCCTTTGAGCAAATTGTTATTGATAACAAATTAGGACGATTTAATATATCTCATCGCTACCGCTTTGAACAACGTTTTTCTGAAACAAAAATTTATAGCGCAAGCGATAGCGCCTATTTTCACGATAGCTGGTCATACAAAAACAGATTCCGTTATCGCTTTCAGGCAAACATACCATTGAATAAAAAGGAAATCGAGAATAAAACCCTTTTCCTCACTGTATATGATGAGCTATTTATCAGTTTTGGTAAAAATGTAAAAAAGAATATGTTTGACCAAAACCGGATTTTTGTCGGATTTGGGTATAAAGTCAATCCTGCATTAGGATTTCAAGTCGGCTATGTATTGCAGTCGATATTAAAATCCGATGGATTTAAATTCGAACAAAATCATACCGCAGTAATTGGAATAACCTACAATATCGATTTTACCAAATTAGGAAAGAAAGATTAA
- a CDS encoding acyl transferase, with protein sequence MKNRLFEIHTPSDYNALAIDIFHYQKENNRVYQKFLQLLNYTATPKSFEEIPCVPVSFFKSQALYCGDQLPDTYFTSSGTTGSIQSRHYYSDLNHYLKNARNIFEQEYGALENYYLYALLPGYQEREGSSLIAMVKHFLNYTKPGSGFFLHRNQDLANALLHHPGEKKIVIGVTYALLDFAEEFPNELNDVIIMETGGMKGTRKEMIKTEVHDMLKKAFHLNEIHSEYGMTEMFSQAYSKGNGIFKSPSTLRIRCRAVNDPFELLPPDKTGLINVYDLACIDSIAFIAIDDLGKYYRNETFEILGRLDHSDIRGCNLLVQ encoded by the coding sequence TTGAAAAATAGGCTGTTCGAAATCCACACTCCTTCCGATTATAACGCATTGGCCATTGATATATTTCATTACCAGAAAGAAAATAACCGGGTATATCAAAAATTCCTTCAATTACTCAACTATACCGCCACACCAAAATCCTTCGAAGAAATTCCCTGTGTGCCCGTTAGCTTTTTTAAAAGTCAGGCACTCTATTGCGGTGATCAACTTCCCGATACTTATTTTACATCGAGCGGAACTACTGGCTCTATTCAATCGAGGCATTATTATTCTGACCTCAACCATTACCTAAAAAATGCCCGAAATATTTTTGAGCAGGAATACGGAGCACTCGAAAATTATTATCTGTATGCACTATTACCGGGTTATCAGGAAAGGGAAGGAAGTTCACTCATTGCCATGGTAAAACACTTTCTGAATTACACAAAACCTGGCAGCGGATTTTTTCTTCATCGTAATCAAGATTTAGCAAATGCACTTTTGCATCACCCGGGTGAGAAAAAAATAGTGATTGGTGTAACTTATGCCTTGCTGGATTTCGCAGAAGAATTTCCAAATGAATTAAATGATGTTATCATTATGGAAACCGGAGGTATGAAAGGAACACGAAAAGAAATGATAAAAACGGAGGTGCATGACATGCTAAAAAAAGCATTTCACCTGAATGAAATTCACTCGGAATACGGAATGACGGAAATGTTCTCTCAGGCCTACAGTAAGGGCAATGGAATTTTTAAATCACCCTCCACCCTGCGAATTCGCTGTAGAGCGGTGAATGATCCCTTTGAACTTCTTCCACCGGATAAAACAGGATTAATCAATGTATACGATCTCGCATGTATCGATTCCATTGCCTTTATTGCCATCGACGACCTGGGTAAATATTACCGCAACGAAACATTTGAAATACTCGGACGTTTAGATCACAGTGATATTCGCGGATGCAACTTACTTGTGCAGTGA
- a CDS encoding dihydrofolate reductase, translating into MVTIIVAVAENGAIGKNNQLLWHLPADMKFFRDTTTGHSIITGRKNYESIPEKFRPLSNRLNVIVTRQKDYVAPGAVVVHSLEEAIDYCRKNSGNEIYIIGGGEIYKECLEKQLADQMLITHVHTAPDADTFFKWNPEHWIQISSTERKADEKNPFDLDFTLYKRK; encoded by the coding sequence ATGGTTACCATAATTGTTGCAGTTGCCGAGAATGGTGCTATTGGTAAAAACAACCAATTGTTATGGCATTTACCGGCCGACATGAAATTTTTTCGTGATACTACAACGGGACATTCTATTATCACGGGAAGAAAAAATTATGAAAGTATACCGGAGAAATTTCGTCCGCTCAGCAACCGGCTCAATGTAATTGTAACGCGACAAAAAGATTATGTTGCCCCGGGAGCAGTGGTGGTTCATTCATTGGAAGAAGCCATTGATTATTGCAGAAAAAATTCCGGGAATGAAATTTACATTATTGGTGGAGGAGAAATTTATAAAGAGTGTCTGGAAAAACAGTTAGCCGATCAGATGCTGATTACGCATGTGCACACGGCCCCGGATGCCGACACTTTTTTTAAATGGAATCCGGAACATTGGATTCAGATTTCTTCTACCGAACGAAAAGCAGATGAGAAAAATCCATTTGATTTGGATTTTACGCTTTATAAAAGGAAATAA
- a CDS encoding thymidylate synthase encodes MQQYHDLLRHILDNGTKKTDRTGTGTISCFGYQMRFDLNEGFPLVTTKKVHLRSIIYELLWFLNGDTNIKYLKDNGVSIWDEWADENGNLGPVYGHQWRSWPTPDGGHIDQITQVVEMIKKSPDSRRLIVSAWNVAEVNNMALPPCHSFFQFYVADGKLSCQLYQRSADTFLGVPFNIASYALLTMMMAQVCGLKYGEFVHTFGDVHLYSNHIEQAKLQLTRELRPLPTMKINPEVKDIFSFKYEDFTLENYDPHPHIKAAVAV; translated from the coding sequence ATGCAACAATATCACGATTTACTCCGCCACATTCTGGATAATGGCACAAAAAAAACAGATCGCACCGGTACCGGTACCATCAGTTGTTTTGGCTATCAGATGCGTTTCGATTTAAACGAAGGTTTTCCTTTGGTTACCACCAAAAAAGTGCATTTGCGTTCCATCATTTATGAATTGCTGTGGTTTTTAAATGGGGATACCAATATCAAATATTTAAAAGATAATGGTGTTTCCATCTGGGATGAGTGGGCCGATGAAAACGGAAATCTCGGTCCGGTATATGGTCACCAATGGAGAAGCTGGCCAACTCCGGATGGCGGACATATCGATCAAATCACGCAAGTGGTGGAGATGATTAAAAAATCTCCCGATTCGCGTCGTTTAATTGTGAGTGCATGGAATGTTGCCGAAGTAAATAACATGGCCTTGCCACCTTGTCATTCCTTTTTTCAGTTTTATGTAGCCGATGGTAAATTGTCTTGTCAATTGTATCAACGGAGCGCAGATACATTTTTAGGGGTTCCTTTTAATATTGCTTCCTATGCATTACTTACCATGATGATGGCTCAGGTTTGCGGTTTAAAATACGGCGAGTTTGTTCACACCTTTGGTGATGTGCATTTGTACAGCAATCACATTGAGCAGGCAAAACTTCAGTTAACGCGCGAACTTCGTCCATTACCTACCATGAAGATTAATCCCGAGGTAAAGGATATTTTTTCGTTTAAATACGAAGATTTTACATTAGAAAATTACGATCCGCATCCGCACATTAAAGCGGCTGTTGCTGTTTAA
- a CDS encoding GNAT family N-acetyltransferase translates to MNANFQQENRVLRHANINDLPQIVAIYNSTVAGRMVTADTEEISVESRISWFNQHQESSRPLYVLEENNRIIAWLSFHSFYGRPAYSITCEIAIYIHQDFRGQQLGSYLLETAIQRSPEINIENLLGYIFAHNEPSLKLFRKYGFETWGTFPQVGIIDHQYVDLLILGKKIK, encoded by the coding sequence ATGAACGCTAATTTTCAACAAGAAAATAGAGTGCTTCGCCACGCGAACATCAATGATCTTCCGCAGATTGTTGCCATCTACAATTCTACGGTTGCCGGAAGAATGGTAACGGCCGATACCGAAGAAATAAGCGTTGAATCCAGAATTTCATGGTTTAATCAGCATCAGGAAAGTTCTCGTCCACTTTATGTTCTCGAAGAAAACAACCGCATCATCGCCTGGTTGAGTTTTCATTCATTTTATGGTCGACCCGCCTACTCCATCACCTGTGAAATTGCAATTTATATCCATCAGGATTTCAGAGGTCAGCAACTGGGATCCTATTTACTCGAAACAGCCATTCAGCGGAGTCCCGAAATAAACATCGAAAATTTACTGGGCTATATTTTTGCGCACAATGAGCCAAGTCTGAAATTGTTCCGCAAATATGGATTCGAAACCTGGGGAACATTTCCGCAAGTGGGAATCATCGACCATCAATATGTCGACCTTCTTATCCTCGGAAAAAAAATAAAATGA
- the clpX gene encoding ATP-dependent Clp protease ATP-binding subunit ClpX has translation MKDRNDVKCSFCGRPKRETNVLIAGVTGHICDHCVAQAEMIVKEETSQKTQSNLEHQLKLSKPKEIKSLLDEYVIGQDEAKKVLSVAVYNHYKRLLQKSLGKDEEIEIEKSNVIMVGETGTGKTLLAKTIARMLNVPFCIADATVLTEAGYVGEDVESILSRLLQAADYDVASAERGIVFVDEIDKIARKSDNPSITRDVSGEGVQQALLKLLEGSVVSVPPQGGRKHPEQKMIQVNTKNILFICGGAFDGIDKVIARRVNTQTIGYSTKSEEEKPDKENMLQYISPRDLKSFGLIPELIGRFPVLTYLDPLNADTLRRILTEPKNALIKQYVKLFDMDNIRLSVDKEVIDFMVEKAVEFKLGARGLRSICEAILNDAMYEMPSVEKQKELRVTLEYAQQKFSKSKISRLKAA, from the coding sequence ATGAAAGACCGTAATGATGTTAAGTGTTCTTTTTGCGGAAGACCGAAACGTGAAACCAATGTGCTGATTGCCGGAGTTACCGGTCACATTTGTGATCATTGTGTTGCACAGGCAGAGATGATTGTAAAGGAAGAAACCTCGCAAAAAACACAAAGCAATCTCGAACATCAGTTAAAACTTTCGAAACCGAAGGAAATAAAATCCTTGTTGGATGAATACGTGATTGGTCAGGATGAAGCAAAAAAAGTATTGAGTGTAGCAGTTTATAATCACTACAAACGATTGCTTCAAAAATCACTTGGAAAAGACGAGGAGATTGAAATTGAAAAATCGAATGTGATCATGGTTGGTGAAACCGGTACGGGTAAAACCTTATTGGCAAAAACCATAGCCCGCATGTTGAATGTTCCTTTCTGTATTGCCGACGCCACCGTTTTAACCGAAGCTGGTTATGTGGGTGAAGATGTAGAAAGTATTTTATCCCGTTTATTACAAGCCGCCGATTACGATGTAGCATCGGCAGAGCGCGGAATTGTTTTTGTGGATGAAATCGATAAGATTGCACGCAAGAGTGATAATCCTTCCATCACCCGTGATGTGAGTGGTGAAGGTGTACAACAAGCCTTGCTGAAATTGCTGGAAGGATCCGTTGTTTCTGTTCCACCACAGGGAGGAAGAAAACATCCTGAACAAAAAATGATTCAGGTGAACACCAAAAACATTTTATTTATCTGCGGCGGTGCATTCGATGGTATTGATAAAGTGATTGCACGAAGAGTGAATACGCAAACCATTGGTTATAGCACGAAGAGTGAAGAAGAAAAACCGGATAAAGAAAATATGCTGCAATACATATCGCCGCGCGATTTAAAATCGTTCGGATTAATTCCGGAGCTCATTGGTCGTTTTCCTGTATTAACCTATCTCGATCCGTTAAACGCCGACACTTTACGCCGCATTTTAACAGAACCCAAAAACGCATTGATTAAACAATACGTTAAGTTGTTTGATATGGATAATATTCGCTTATCCGTAGATAAAGAGGTGATTGATTTTATGGTGGAGAAAGCGGTAGAATTTAAATTGGGTGCACGTGGATTACGCTCTATTTGCGAGGCGATTTTGAATGATGCCATGTATGAAATGCCATCTGTAGAAAAACAAAAAGAACTGCGGGTGACCCTGGAATATGCACAACAGAAATTTTCGAAGTCGAAGATTTCACGTCTTAAAGCGGCCTGA
- the clpP gene encoding ATP-dependent Clp endopeptidase proteolytic subunit ClpP: protein MFPKDEFRKYAVKHQGISSLHLEKYVEASMTPYIIEERQLNVAQMDVFSRLMMDRIIFLGTGINDQVANIIQAQLLFLESVDAKKDIQIYLNSPGGSVYAGLGIYDTMQYITCDVATICTGMAASMGAVLLCAGAAGKRTALKHSRVMIHQPLGGAEGQASDIEITAREIMKLKKELYEIIAKHSGQPYEKVWQDSDRDYWMIADEAKAYGMIDEVLVRNN, encoded by the coding sequence ATGTTTCCAAAAGACGAATTCAGAAAATATGCAGTGAAGCACCAGGGTATTTCCAGTCTTCACCTTGAAAAATATGTAGAAGCATCAATGACTCCCTACATCATTGAAGAGCGCCAGTTAAACGTTGCGCAAATGGACGTTTTCTCGCGTTTGATGATGGACCGGATTATTTTCCTGGGAACAGGAATCAATGATCAGGTGGCCAACATTATTCAGGCTCAGTTGTTATTCCTCGAGTCGGTGGATGCAAAAAAAGATATTCAGATTTATTTGAATTCACCCGGTGGATCGGTTTATGCCGGTTTAGGAATTTATGATACAATGCAATACATCACTTGTGATGTTGCTACCATTTGTACAGGTATGGCAGCTTCTATGGGTGCTGTGTTATTGTGTGCAGGTGCTGCAGGTAAGCGTACGGCACTGAAGCATTCGCGTGTAATGATTCACCAACCGCTGGGTGGTGCAGAAGGACAAGCATCCGACATCGAAATCACCGCTCGCGAAATCATGAAGTTGAAGAAAGAACTTTATGAAATCATTGCGAAACATTCTGGTCAGCCCTATGAAAAAGTATGGCAGGACAGCGATCGTGATTACTGGATGATTGCTGATGAAGCGAAAGCTTATGGAATGATTGATGAAGTATTGGTAAGAAATAATTAA